In Hyphomicrobium denitrificans 1NES1, one DNA window encodes the following:
- a CDS encoding LPS-assembly protein LptD: protein MREARTPHEGCGRSREGSWRRSAAGFARALLCVVFATLFTVHFPHSAHAAKKQPSTFGKESIFGKVNTQVDHTQPMRLQGDQLIYDKAGNRVIARGNVEIYYNDNILTADEVVYDQGGGTLTAIGNVTLKEPQGNVIRADRYTLTDDFRDGFVQSLSVVSQDQSTITADRAVRRGGNVNEFENGRFTPCKSDGGTPPLWCLSAARIIHDADAATITYQDAYFEIYGQPVFYLPYFQTPDPSVKRKSGFLTPQYGHSSTLGYITGIPYYWAIAPNYDLTLTPTYLSDQGLLMQAEWRHRLANGQYNVKLAGIDQNYHDLPTDGSSPGDIKNYDGLRGSVETHGVFSLSSWWKFGWDVTAETDDQFRRFYKLDSVLVTDRVNQVYLTGQSDRNYFNATLYQFQGLLSTDTPQTEGYTHPIINYNYVFNDPVLGGELKWNTNVLSFTREDGAVIDPLTGQSANSNMNRIVTELKWRRRLTDAIGISYTPFADVRGDAYQYDNFNDPADATATTPGTFVGSETVTRGIVDGGMTVSYPWVANTQSASHIIEPIGQIVVHQESIPQRQLPDEDAQSLVFDDTNLFATSKFSGYDRIETGTRANVGLQYTFQSHDGGYARFLAGESYHLSGDNIYLNPGRDADGNFIYTPVSGLETTRSDYVLGVYLAPIDEFRIISQSRFDQGNFDLRREDAAMVFNFGPLSTQVGYSYNNDTILVDPTDPDPTQQELLASATLRLTDRWSVGGMTRYDIDTGDLRYDSVQIKYADECFALTASYIESNYTEQTIEADRTFMLRFELKHLGDFAAKTDALDFNLGGDERVN from the coding sequence ATGCGTGAAGCGCGGACACCGCACGAGGGTTGCGGAAGGTCACGCGAGGGGTCCTGGCGCCGTTCGGCGGCCGGGTTCGCTCGTGCGCTTTTGTGCGTCGTCTTCGCGACACTGTTTACGGTCCATTTTCCCCATTCCGCCCATGCCGCCAAAAAGCAACCCTCCACCTTCGGCAAGGAAAGCATCTTCGGTAAGGTCAACACCCAGGTCGATCACACACAGCCCATGCGATTGCAGGGCGACCAGTTGATTTATGACAAAGCTGGCAACCGCGTGATCGCGCGCGGTAACGTCGAAATCTACTACAACGACAACATTCTGACGGCCGATGAGGTTGTCTACGATCAGGGCGGTGGGACGCTGACCGCAATCGGTAACGTTACCCTGAAGGAGCCGCAAGGCAACGTCATTCGCGCCGACCGCTATACGCTGACGGACGATTTCCGCGATGGTTTTGTCCAATCGCTGTCAGTCGTTTCGCAGGACCAGTCGACGATCACCGCTGATCGCGCTGTGCGCCGGGGCGGCAATGTCAACGAATTCGAGAATGGCCGCTTCACGCCGTGCAAAAGCGATGGCGGAACACCGCCGCTCTGGTGCCTCAGCGCAGCACGCATCATCCACGATGCCGACGCGGCGACGATCACTTACCAGGATGCCTACTTCGAGATCTACGGGCAGCCGGTTTTCTATCTGCCTTACTTCCAGACTCCCGACCCGTCGGTAAAGCGCAAGTCCGGTTTCCTGACGCCGCAATACGGTCACTCGTCGACGCTCGGCTACATCACTGGCATCCCGTACTATTGGGCGATTGCTCCAAACTATGACCTGACGCTCACGCCAACCTATCTCAGCGACCAAGGGTTGTTGATGCAGGCGGAGTGGCGGCACCGGCTTGCGAACGGCCAGTACAATGTCAAGCTTGCCGGCATCGATCAGAACTACCACGACCTTCCAACCGACGGGTCGTCACCCGGAGACATCAAGAACTATGACGGCTTGCGCGGCAGCGTCGAGACGCACGGCGTCTTTTCGCTTTCGAGCTGGTGGAAGTTCGGCTGGGATGTGACGGCCGAGACGGACGATCAGTTCCGCCGCTTCTATAAGCTCGACAGCGTTCTCGTCACCGACCGAGTAAACCAGGTTTACCTGACAGGTCAGTCCGACCGGAACTATTTCAACGCCACCCTTTATCAGTTCCAGGGTCTGCTCAGCACCGACACGCCGCAGACGGAGGGCTACACCCATCCGATCATCAATTATAACTACGTCTTCAACGATCCTGTGCTCGGCGGCGAGCTTAAATGGAACACGAACGTTCTGAGCTTCACACGTGAGGACGGCGCGGTGATCGATCCCCTTACCGGCCAGTCCGCGAATTCAAATATGAATCGTATTGTGACGGAGCTGAAATGGCGGCGCCGCCTGACCGACGCGATCGGTATTAGCTACACGCCGTTCGCGGATGTGCGAGGCGACGCCTACCAATATGACAATTTCAACGATCCTGCGGATGCGACCGCGACGACCCCGGGAACATTCGTCGGCAGCGAAACCGTCACGCGCGGCATCGTCGATGGCGGCATGACGGTGTCCTATCCGTGGGTCGCGAACACCCAGAGCGCCAGCCACATCATCGAGCCGATTGGCCAGATCGTCGTCCACCAGGAAAGTATTCCGCAACGGCAGCTGCCGGACGAAGACGCGCAGAGCCTCGTCTTCGACGATACGAACCTGTTCGCGACTTCGAAGTTCTCAGGCTACGATCGGATCGAAACCGGCACCCGCGCCAACGTGGGCCTGCAATATACCTTCCAATCCCACGACGGTGGCTATGCTCGCTTCCTCGCCGGCGAGAGCTACCACCTGTCGGGCGACAACATCTATTTGAACCCAGGCCGCGATGCGGACGGCAACTTCATCTACACGCCAGTGAGCGGTCTCGAAACCACGCGGTCCGATTACGTGCTCGGTGTCTATCTGGCTCCGATCGATGAATTCAGGATCATTTCGCAAAGCCGCTTCGACCAGGGCAACTTCGACCTCAGACGTGAAGACGCGGCGATGGTCTTCAATTTCGGCCCGCTATCGACGCAGGTTGGATATAGCTACAATAACGACACGATACTCGTTGATCCCACGGATCCGGATCCGACACAGCAGGAGCTTCTCGCGTCTGCGACTCTGCGGCTCACGGACCGCTGGAGCGTCGGCGGCATGACCCGCTACGACATCGATACCGGCGATCTTCGCTACGATAGCGTTCAAATCAAGTATGCCGATGAATGCTTCGCGCTCACCGCCTCCTACATCGAGTCGAACTACACCGAGCAAACCATCGAAGCCGACCGCACATTCATGCTACGCTTCGAATTAAAGCATCTCGGCGATTTTGCCGCCAAGACCGACGCCTTGGACTTCAACCTGGGTGGCGATGAGCGTGTAAACTGA
- a CDS encoding SurA N-terminal domain-containing protein gives MSLIFRLVRVFVAAGLLAVLWTLPVLAQGGTVAVTGDGTGGLFGAPAVGNSDKTGDKAADKKGHKKSAPAAKNKDTETASRNPISSDPIGGENVIEVLVNDEPITGFEVDRRATLLSGASVQSQAKANFEAIVKNPKTTERLKAILNQVVQANQGKPRDVIIDIFEKKKKEFGMTLQREAFESARKAALPAVKKQAIEELIDERLKLQEAKKQSVTIEDAEVNRVLTGIAERNKMTLDQFTKQIGGSIDPMKNRIRAALSWNEVVRRRFGPLISVNTKDVDKLVAAATDTPQDDVELQIQRVRIMLPKKMEEHGIALRIEEAEKVRSRFTDCKSTAAAATGIPGAKFEAIGKRKSSTLPEPTRTLLLNASDGEMLPPTVGDGAVELYVVCGRDSVKTVEDKRTQAEGELKQKEFEVMAKRYLKDLREDAHIEYR, from the coding sequence TTGTCGTTGATTTTCCGGCTGGTACGGGTTTTCGTCGCCGCGGGACTTCTCGCTGTGCTCTGGACGTTGCCCGTTTTGGCGCAGGGCGGCACCGTTGCCGTAACCGGGGACGGAACTGGCGGGCTGTTTGGAGCCCCCGCAGTCGGCAATTCAGATAAGACCGGCGACAAGGCAGCGGATAAGAAGGGTCATAAAAAGTCGGCTCCCGCGGCAAAGAACAAAGATACCGAGACGGCAAGCCGCAACCCGATATCGTCCGATCCGATAGGCGGCGAGAACGTGATCGAGGTTCTCGTCAACGATGAACCGATCACGGGCTTTGAAGTCGATCGGCGCGCTACACTGCTCAGCGGCGCTAGCGTACAGTCGCAGGCCAAGGCCAATTTCGAAGCCATCGTCAAGAATCCGAAGACGACGGAACGTCTGAAGGCCATCCTCAATCAGGTGGTGCAAGCCAACCAAGGCAAGCCGCGCGATGTAATCATCGACATCTTCGAGAAGAAAAAGAAAGAATTCGGCATGACCTTGCAGCGCGAGGCGTTCGAGAGCGCCCGTAAGGCGGCATTGCCGGCCGTCAAAAAACAGGCGATTGAGGAACTTATCGACGAACGGCTGAAGCTGCAGGAAGCAAAGAAACAGAGCGTGACGATCGAGGACGCGGAAGTGAATCGCGTCCTGACCGGCATCGCCGAGCGCAATAAGATGACCCTCGATCAGTTCACCAAGCAGATCGGCGGCAGTATCGACCCGATGAAGAACCGCATACGCGCTGCGCTTTCATGGAACGAGGTCGTGCGGCGGCGCTTCGGGCCTCTCATCAGCGTCAATACCAAAGACGTCGATAAGCTGGTGGCAGCGGCGACCGACACTCCCCAGGACGATGTCGAGTTGCAGATCCAGCGTGTCCGAATTATGCTTCCGAAGAAGATGGAAGAACACGGGATCGCGCTGCGTATCGAGGAAGCGGAAAAAGTCCGGTCGCGATTTACTGACTGCAAGTCCACGGCGGCCGCGGCGACCGGCATTCCGGGCGCTAAATTTGAGGCCATCGGCAAAAGGAAGTCCTCGACGCTGCCCGAGCCCACTCGTACATTATTGCTAAATGCCAGCGACGGAGAAATGTTGCCGCCGACTGTCGGCGACGGCGCCGTCGAGCTTTACGTTGTCTGCGGTCGCGATTCCGTCAAAACCGTCGAGGACAAGCGCACACAGGCCGAGGGCGAGTTGAAACAGAAAGAGTTCGAGGTCATGGCCAAGCGCTACCTCAAAGATCTTCGCGAAGACGCTCACATCGAGTATCGTTGA
- the pdxA gene encoding 4-hydroxythreonine-4-phosphate dehydrogenase PdxA: MAAHASARQPPLALTMGDPAGIGPEIAIRAWRDRHNSTLPPFAVYADFKLMRATCSSLALHCDVVSAPDAVAAADVFPHALPVVDVPLVRSAEAGVPDSCNGPAVILAIRRAVEAVAASKASAVVTNPIAKSVLYDAGFQYAGHTEFLGALAKEFWPAEPNNPVMMLASRDLRVVPVTIHVPLKSVPSLLTTEKIIETARVVAAALKRDFAIAEPRLVVTGLNPHAGEDGALGNEDRDIIAPAIAALQSEGISATGPHSADTLFHAAARETYDAAIAMYHDQALIPIKTLAFDSGVNVTLGLPFVRTSPDHGTAFGIAGKGIASPVSLIAALQLAAEMSERRARSNTP; this comes from the coding sequence ATGGCCGCTCACGCGAGCGCGCGGCAACCTCCTCTCGCACTGACGATGGGCGACCCTGCAGGGATTGGGCCGGAAATTGCCATTCGCGCTTGGCGCGACCGGCACAACAGCACCCTTCCACCTTTTGCCGTTTATGCCGATTTCAAACTGATGCGTGCGACGTGCAGTTCGCTCGCCCTCCACTGCGATGTCGTTTCCGCTCCGGATGCCGTCGCTGCGGCTGACGTGTTCCCGCATGCTCTGCCGGTTGTCGACGTTCCCCTCGTCCGCTCGGCGGAAGCAGGTGTTCCCGATTCATGCAATGGTCCTGCGGTCATTCTTGCAATCAGGCGCGCCGTCGAAGCGGTCGCCGCGAGCAAGGCATCTGCGGTCGTTACGAACCCGATCGCGAAGTCCGTTCTTTACGACGCGGGATTCCAGTACGCGGGGCACACTGAATTCCTGGGCGCTCTCGCCAAGGAATTCTGGCCGGCAGAGCCAAACAATCCCGTTATGATGTTGGCCTCTCGCGATCTCCGGGTCGTGCCGGTAACGATCCACGTGCCGCTCAAATCCGTGCCTTCGTTGCTGACGACGGAAAAAATCATCGAGACTGCGCGTGTCGTCGCAGCCGCGTTGAAGCGTGATTTCGCAATCGCGGAGCCTCGCCTCGTCGTAACTGGCCTCAACCCTCATGCAGGCGAGGATGGCGCGCTTGGCAACGAAGATCGCGATATCATCGCGCCGGCGATCGCGGCGTTGCAATCGGAAGGCATCAGCGCAACAGGTCCTCACTCTGCCGACACCCTGTTTCATGCCGCGGCGCGCGAGACGTACGATGCTGCGATTGCCATGTACCACGACCAAGCGCTGATCCCGATCAAGACACTGGCGTTCGATTCTGGCGTGAACGTCACGCTCGGGTTGCCGTTCGTCAGAACATCGCCCGATCACGGGACGGCATTCGGCATCGCCGGCAAGGGCATCGCATCGCCGGTCAGCCTAATCGCGGCGTTGCAACTCGCTGCAGAGATGAGTGAGCGGCGAGCGCGCTCGAATACACCGTGA